The Corallococcus caeni genome includes a region encoding these proteins:
- a CDS encoding MerR family transcriptional regulator — protein MESMDLLAPDELERIERENAGGLPANAILEIFRPRGVRLSEATFRKYVQAGLLPRSRRVGRKGKHQGSLGLYPVEAVRRINVIKKMMAEGHTLEDIRRSFVFHRNHIDQLQRDLSEVLDGFQEELGGRPLGGERRRSLEAQLATLRQRAQDLVRDVARLGSAVTAREDETLRPQ, from the coding sequence ATGGAATCGATGGACCTGCTCGCGCCCGACGAACTTGAGCGCATCGAGCGCGAGAACGCGGGGGGCCTTCCCGCGAACGCGATCCTGGAAATCTTCCGGCCCCGGGGCGTGAGGCTCTCGGAGGCGACGTTCCGGAAGTACGTCCAGGCCGGTCTGCTCCCCCGCAGCCGCCGTGTGGGCCGCAAGGGGAAGCACCAGGGCAGCCTGGGGCTCTACCCGGTGGAAGCGGTGCGGCGCATCAACGTCATCAAGAAGATGATGGCCGAAGGACACACCCTGGAGGACATCCGCCGCTCCTTCGTGTTCCACCGCAACCACATCGACCAGCTTCAGCGGGACCTGTCGGAGGTGCTGGACGGGTTCCAGGAGGAGCTGGGAGGACGGCCCCTGGGAGGAGAACGCAGGAGGTCACTCGAAGCCCAGTTGGCAACGCTCAGGCAACGGGCGCAGGATCTGGTCCGGGATGTCGCCCGGTTGGGCAGCGCCGTCACGGCGCGCGAAGACGAAACGCTCCGGCCACAATAG
- a CDS encoding LptF/LptG family permease: MKLLARYLLKELLVPLCVWVAFMFLLLFVMQFLRGTDVLLGSAVTLGDLGRLIAYLAPHFLVMALPIAFLLAILLGLGRLGEDRELTSLQALGISPLQLLAAPLSVGIALSAFMVLLTSTVEPWGLTGVKDLVGEVIQKNVAGDVKSGVFYEDLSDLTLYAQKVAPKGGGWTNVLLHDDRDPSSPLLVLAHKGSVGTSERGEALRIELKEGEVHRANRSSVDASVVAFDKAEINVGLGGSLSRRNRFRSPKEELTPVELIAAAKDAEERRDDPRPFLMALHSRLGNAVAPMAFALLGTPLAIGRRQAGRAWGYLLTLGGYVLYYLLSRAFEQMGQKGQLPVLVAGQLANVLFMVVGAFALYRVTRSGTVR; the protein is encoded by the coding sequence GTGAAGCTGCTGGCGCGCTACCTGCTCAAGGAGCTGCTCGTCCCCCTGTGCGTCTGGGTGGCGTTCATGTTCCTGCTGCTGTTCGTGATGCAGTTCCTGCGCGGCACGGACGTGCTCCTGGGCTCGGCGGTGACGCTGGGCGACCTGGGCCGACTCATCGCGTACCTGGCGCCGCACTTCCTGGTGATGGCGCTGCCCATCGCGTTCCTCCTGGCCATCCTGCTGGGCCTGGGGCGGCTGGGCGAGGACCGGGAGCTCACGTCGCTGCAGGCTTTGGGCATCAGCCCGCTCCAACTGCTGGCGGCGCCGCTGAGCGTGGGCATCGCGCTGAGCGCGTTCATGGTGCTGCTCACGTCCACGGTGGAGCCGTGGGGCCTCACGGGCGTGAAGGACCTGGTGGGGGAGGTCATCCAGAAGAACGTCGCGGGCGACGTGAAGTCCGGCGTCTTCTACGAGGACCTGAGCGACCTGACGCTGTACGCGCAGAAGGTGGCGCCCAAGGGCGGTGGGTGGACGAACGTGCTGTTGCACGACGACCGCGACCCCAGCTCGCCGCTGCTGGTGCTGGCGCACAAGGGCAGCGTGGGCACGTCCGAGCGGGGCGAGGCGCTGCGGATTGAATTGAAGGAAGGCGAGGTGCACCGCGCCAACCGCTCCTCGGTGGACGCGAGCGTCGTCGCCTTCGACAAGGCGGAGATCAACGTGGGGCTGGGCGGGTCGCTGTCGCGGCGCAACCGGTTCCGCTCGCCGAAGGAGGAGCTGACGCCGGTGGAGTTGATCGCGGCGGCGAAGGACGCGGAGGAGCGGCGGGATGATCCGCGTCCCTTCCTGATGGCGCTGCACAGCCGGCTGGGCAACGCGGTGGCGCCGATGGCGTTCGCGCTGCTGGGCACGCCGCTGGCCATTGGCCGCAGGCAGGCGGGCCGCGCGTGGGGCTACCTGCTGACCCTGGGCGGCTACGTCCTCTACTACCTGCTCAGCCGCGCCTTCGAGCAGATGGGCCAGAAGGGGCAGCTGCCGGTGCTGGTCGCGGGGCAGCTGGCCAACGTGCTCTTCATGGTGGTGGGCGCGTTCGCGCTGTACCGCGTGACGCGCTCGGGGACGGTGCGATGA
- the purH gene encoding bifunctional phosphoribosylaminoimidazolecarboxamide formyltransferase/IMP cyclohydrolase, with protein MLALLSVSDKRGLVPFAQGLVRLGYRLLSTGGTLEALKAAGIPATQVSEHTQSPEILGGRVKTLHPRIHGGILGRPDLESDRAEMAKNHIEPISLVVVNLYPFRQTVASGAGEDDVIENIDIGGPAMVRASAKNFKHVAIVVDPDDYAPVLAEIEGQKGVGLETRRRLMRKAFAHTAAYDASISGWLSGEAEEPFPQELSLAFQKVQGLRYGENPHQRGAFYKEYAAPKEPSVAFAKVLQGKELSYNNILDLDAALGLVLEFPEKPCAVVIKHNTPCGVAVDDVLEKAYRTARAVDEVSAFGGIVAFNREVDAAVARAMAETFLEAVIAPSYSAEALQVLAGKKNLRLLEAGPALASPTVKPRPQVDARSVSGGMLLMDRDAVEPPLEWKVVSKRAPTPEEERALRFAWKVCKHVKSNAIVFAAPSQLLAQGGGQTNRVDSVRIAMTRGGEALKGSAVASDAFFPFRDGLDEAARAGATAVIQPGGSVRDPEVIAAADEHGMAMVVTGVRHFRH; from the coding sequence GTGCTGGCTCTCCTGAGCGTTTCCGACAAGCGCGGTCTGGTTCCCTTTGCCCAGGGCCTGGTCCGGCTGGGCTACCGGCTGCTCTCCACCGGCGGCACCCTGGAGGCCCTGAAGGCCGCCGGCATCCCCGCCACCCAGGTGTCCGAGCACACGCAGAGCCCCGAAATCCTTGGCGGCCGCGTGAAGACGCTCCACCCCCGCATCCACGGCGGCATCCTCGGCCGGCCCGACCTGGAGAGCGACCGGGCGGAGATGGCGAAGAACCACATCGAGCCCATCTCGCTGGTGGTGGTGAACCTCTACCCGTTCCGCCAGACGGTGGCGTCCGGCGCGGGCGAGGACGACGTCATCGAGAACATCGACATCGGCGGGCCGGCGATGGTCCGCGCGTCCGCGAAGAACTTCAAGCACGTGGCCATCGTGGTGGACCCGGACGACTACGCGCCGGTGCTCGCGGAGATTGAAGGCCAGAAGGGCGTGGGCCTGGAGACGCGGCGCCGGCTGATGCGCAAGGCGTTCGCGCACACGGCGGCCTACGACGCGTCCATCTCCGGGTGGCTCTCCGGCGAGGCCGAGGAGCCCTTCCCGCAGGAACTGTCGCTCGCGTTCCAGAAGGTGCAGGGGCTGCGCTACGGGGAGAACCCGCACCAGCGCGGCGCCTTCTACAAGGAATACGCCGCGCCCAAGGAGCCGTCCGTCGCCTTCGCCAAGGTGCTCCAGGGCAAGGAGCTCTCGTACAACAACATCCTGGACCTGGACGCGGCCCTGGGCCTGGTCCTGGAGTTCCCGGAGAAGCCCTGCGCGGTGGTCATCAAGCACAACACCCCGTGCGGCGTGGCGGTGGACGACGTGCTGGAGAAGGCCTACCGCACCGCCCGCGCGGTGGACGAGGTGAGCGCCTTCGGCGGCATCGTCGCCTTCAACCGCGAGGTGGACGCGGCCGTGGCCAGGGCCATGGCGGAGACGTTCCTGGAGGCGGTCATCGCGCCGTCGTACTCGGCCGAGGCGCTCCAGGTGCTGGCGGGCAAGAAGAACCTGCGCCTGCTGGAGGCGGGCCCCGCGCTGGCGTCCCCCACGGTGAAGCCGCGGCCCCAGGTGGACGCGCGCAGCGTGTCCGGCGGCATGCTGCTGATGGACCGCGACGCGGTGGAGCCGCCCCTGGAGTGGAAGGTGGTGTCCAAGCGCGCCCCCACGCCGGAGGAGGAGCGGGCCCTGCGCTTCGCCTGGAAGGTGTGCAAGCACGTGAAGAGCAACGCCATCGTCTTCGCGGCGCCGTCCCAGCTGCTGGCCCAGGGCGGGGGGCAGACGAACCGGGTGGACTCCGTGCGCATCGCGATGACGCGCGGTGGCGAGGCCCTCAAGGGCAGCGCCGTGGCCTCGGACGCCTTCTTCCCCTTCCGGGACGGCCTGGACGAGGCGGCCCGGGCGGGCGCGACGGCGGTCATCCAGCCGGGCGGTTCCGTCCGGGACCCGGAGGTGATCGCCGCGGCGGATGAACATGGGATGGCCATGGTGGTGACGGGAGTGCGACACTTCCGCCACTAA
- the purD gene encoding phosphoribosylamine--glycine ligase, with translation MKVLLLGSGGREHALAWKLAQSPRLSRLLVGPGNPGTARWGTNVPLQADSPGAVVSLARREGVDLVVVGPEAPLVAGVADALAQVDIPCFGPVAAAARIEGSKAFAKEVMDEAGVPTAAFRVFTDAAEAEKYAVAQGRIVVKADGLAAGKGVIVAPDAQAARDAVRAVAAMGQAGQRMVLEELLEGEEVSLMALCDGERYVLLPLSQDHKRVGEGDTGPNTGGMGAYCPAPFLTPEALAKVGEQVIAPTLAVLKKRGTPLRGVLYAGLMLTASGPKVLEFNARFGDPETQVLMMQVDEDLLPLLDACAKGTLEPRPLKQFPGASVGVVLAAEGYPEAPKKGQRIEGLDAVPSNAPVFLAGVAKQDGALVTAGGRVLTVCARGDSLATARERALAAADAVRFEGRHFRRDIGARGLRARS, from the coding sequence GTGAAGGTCCTGTTGCTGGGGTCGGGCGGACGCGAGCACGCGCTCGCGTGGAAGCTGGCCCAGAGTCCCCGTCTCTCCCGGCTCCTGGTGGGCCCGGGCAACCCGGGCACCGCGCGGTGGGGCACCAACGTGCCCCTGCAGGCGGACTCGCCGGGGGCGGTGGTGTCGCTGGCGCGCCGCGAGGGCGTGGACCTGGTGGTGGTGGGCCCGGAGGCGCCGCTCGTCGCGGGCGTCGCGGACGCGCTGGCGCAGGTGGACATCCCGTGCTTCGGCCCCGTCGCGGCGGCCGCGCGCATCGAGGGCTCCAAGGCCTTCGCCAAGGAGGTGATGGACGAGGCGGGCGTGCCCACCGCGGCCTTCCGCGTCTTCACCGACGCGGCGGAGGCGGAGAAGTACGCCGTCGCGCAGGGCCGCATCGTGGTGAAGGCGGACGGCCTGGCCGCGGGCAAGGGCGTCATCGTCGCGCCGGACGCGCAGGCCGCGCGCGACGCGGTGCGCGCCGTGGCGGCGATGGGCCAGGCGGGCCAGCGGATGGTGCTGGAGGAGCTGCTGGAGGGTGAGGAGGTGTCGCTGATGGCCCTGTGCGACGGCGAGCGCTACGTGCTCCTGCCGCTGTCGCAGGACCACAAGCGCGTGGGCGAGGGCGACACGGGCCCCAACACCGGCGGCATGGGCGCGTACTGCCCGGCGCCGTTCCTCACGCCCGAAGCGCTGGCGAAGGTGGGCGAGCAGGTCATCGCGCCGACGCTCGCGGTGCTGAAGAAGCGCGGCACGCCCCTGCGAGGCGTGCTGTACGCAGGGCTGATGCTCACGGCGTCCGGCCCGAAGGTGCTGGAGTTCAACGCGCGCTTCGGGGACCCGGAGACGCAGGTCCTGATGATGCAGGTGGACGAGGACCTGCTGCCGCTGCTGGACGCGTGCGCGAAGGGGACGCTGGAGCCCCGGCCGCTGAAGCAGTTCCCGGGCGCGTCGGTGGGCGTGGTGCTGGCGGCGGAGGGCTATCCGGAGGCGCCGAAGAAGGGCCAGCGGATTGAAGGGCTGGACGCCGTACCGTCGAACGCGCCGGTGTTCCTGGCGGGCGTGGCGAAGCAGGACGGCGCGCTGGTGACGGCGGGCGGCCGGGTGCTGACGGTGTGCGCGCGGGGCGACAGCCTGGCCACGGCGCGCGAGCGGGCCCTGGCGGCGGCGGACGCGGTGCGCTTCGAGGGCAGGCACTTCCGCCGGGACATCGGCGCGCGGGGGCTGCGGGCGCGGTCGTGA
- a CDS encoding LptF/LptG family permease — MKGTLFGYVVRAYVRYTLGILAGVVAVFLVVDFVDRAKAYGGEGWVLDVLKLYGYKALVTVQQLGPAALLLAAGTTVSALRKKGEVTALRALTFGPAALYLPVGLCALVACVGLVAFDETVAARAGRRVDEITTQRFNRWGDWRMYYTPKQWFRRGDAIFFLRGGNAQEGFENVSIFTLTPEFKLRRRVDAGRMRSLEGTRWELTDVVERTFTEDGRTSVTQQPTAEYELGVGATTFRIRPGRPEQMRLGELGEQIVAREEVGLATKAFQLAWHNRFAYPLAGLPAALLAVGLALRTNRRGHLTAAVVEGLLIAVAMWGLMVVSRTLVLTERLAPAIAAWMPTTLLTIVAAALWLRREGLLHLPRRSLARRA; from the coding sequence ATGAAGGGCACCCTCTTCGGGTACGTGGTGCGCGCGTACGTGCGCTACACGCTGGGCATCCTGGCGGGCGTGGTGGCGGTGTTCCTGGTGGTGGACTTCGTGGACCGCGCGAAGGCCTACGGGGGCGAGGGCTGGGTGCTCGATGTGCTCAAGCTCTACGGCTACAAGGCGCTGGTGACGGTGCAGCAGCTGGGGCCGGCGGCGCTGCTGCTGGCGGCGGGCACGACGGTGTCCGCGCTGCGCAAGAAGGGCGAGGTGACGGCGCTGCGGGCGCTCACCTTCGGGCCCGCGGCGCTGTACCTGCCGGTGGGCCTGTGCGCGCTGGTGGCGTGCGTGGGGCTGGTGGCCTTCGACGAGACGGTGGCCGCGAGGGCGGGCCGGCGCGTGGACGAAATCACCACGCAGCGCTTCAACCGGTGGGGCGACTGGCGGATGTACTACACGCCGAAGCAGTGGTTCCGGCGGGGCGACGCCATCTTCTTCCTCCGGGGCGGCAACGCGCAGGAGGGCTTCGAGAACGTCTCCATCTTCACGCTGACGCCGGAGTTCAAGCTGCGCCGCCGCGTGGACGCGGGGCGGATGCGCTCGCTGGAGGGGACGCGCTGGGAGCTGACGGACGTGGTGGAGCGCACGTTCACGGAGGACGGGCGCACGTCGGTGACGCAGCAGCCCACCGCCGAATACGAGCTGGGCGTGGGCGCGACGACGTTCCGCATCCGTCCGGGCCGCCCGGAGCAGATGCGCCTGGGCGAGCTGGGCGAGCAGATCGTCGCGCGAGAAGAGGTGGGGCTCGCGACGAAGGCCTTCCAGCTGGCGTGGCACAACCGCTTCGCGTACCCGCTGGCGGGGCTGCCCGCGGCGCTGCTGGCGGTGGGCCTGGCGCTGCGGACGAACCGGCGGGGGCACCTGACGGCGGCGGTGGTGGAGGGGCTGCTCATCGCCGTGGCCATGTGGGGCCTGATGGTGGTGTCCCGCACGCTGGTGCTCACCGAGCGCCTGGCGCCCGCCATCGCGGCCTGGATGCCCACGACCCTGCTGACGATTGTCGCGGCGGCCCTGTGGTTGCGCCGCGAGGGCCTGCTGCACCTGCCGCGCCGGAGCCTCGCGCGGCGGGCGTAG
- a CDS encoding sigma factor-like helix-turn-helix DNA-binding protein → MSEVKQLQEGEGGTEEEQPAERRRSKTMSRKEMARDLRRRRLAGQLDPEETETLKLVDEQRPRTRADCINGPRPCLFVSCKHNLYLDVNPETGSIKLNFPDKEITELEHTCALDVAEKGGITLEEVGEIMNLTRERIRQVETRGLMKLREATEAEPPVSARKP, encoded by the coding sequence ATGTCGGAAGTGAAGCAGCTGCAGGAGGGCGAGGGGGGGACTGAGGAGGAGCAGCCCGCGGAACGCCGGCGCTCCAAGACCATGTCGCGCAAGGAGATGGCGCGCGACCTGCGCCGGCGCAGGCTGGCCGGCCAGCTGGACCCCGAGGAGACGGAGACGCTCAAGCTCGTGGACGAGCAGCGGCCGCGCACCCGCGCGGACTGCATCAACGGCCCGCGCCCGTGCCTCTTCGTGTCCTGCAAGCACAACCTCTACCTGGACGTGAACCCGGAGACGGGCTCCATCAAGCTCAACTTCCCGGACAAGGAAATCACGGAGCTGGAGCACACCTGCGCCCTGGACGTGGCGGAGAAGGGCGGCATCACCCTGGAGGAGGTGGGGGAGATCATGAACCTCACCCGCGAGCGCATCCGCCAGGTGGAGACGCGCGGCCTCATGAAGCTGCGCGAGGCCACGGAGGCCGAGCCTCCCGTGTCCGCTCGCAAGCCTTGA
- a CDS encoding zinc-ribbon domain-containing protein, whose product MRIVCQKCAAAYAIDDRLITTKGVRAQCPRCRHLQLVKRDASAASVTAPAEGAAPPAAAPAPPVAREPRSNPAAAPAQAAPRNVPAAAKPPEAQAAPKAAPASDLFGDFGELPELGPPGSVDPFANLGPPASRAPASLPADPFANLGPSSPRASPAAKPGPPVPDAPGVAAPSAPKIPDDPLLDFLGPAPGGLEPEGAAPPPARASSAPAAGAVSLGRMSARAPAQAAAPAAKSETSTNCRSCGKALTDAFDQALGICDDCKQREPAAARESSVVVAPEVAAPPPASGDLELPMMSSLDPAAASSGDDLSGGELRSAGATALSPDSRVSSVKPARTSHITAAPVRSAQRGGSEGGGRSVVVGLLALVLLGGGGAAGYFLVYKPQQEKAARDAKPPAPAAVPPEVLAAVGRWKLQFLELEGTSAEHLAAGQKQLELDQRVAYTEAEESFQQALLLNPRSTDAIAGYVQALALGRGPGMDDNSFQEARELILAAQGTAGKTPALLVAHANLLLARSRQPGNLEQAAQLATSVLAQPEASDAHKAEAHLVLGRSQVATSRELANQEFDAARKLAPNLKRVDYYSALAHEQAGQYGLALKQLSRRMELDPQDWNSLEAAARIYVEVGETGRARKLYEDRLKAKAGDVRASLALAVLRYQAEGNARDAVRALKDLTKSASRYGPRDASEIWSHLAAAQRTAGNNAGALDAAAEALKVVPTMPEAHLQGFLVALAQKDVAAAREHLKGFQGRLEDAALEKVLEGRMHLLEGDAAGAQERFQQAVRLDDRRMDAKLLEGVAAASAKKRDEAFRLFYPVLEARDWDPLRLEPRPALSRFWLRPGETLVGVENVVKALGDRPEDVQPLLYEALVRFHQGDRQTAERLLHSVVDVNSNSGSAQAYRALIALDAKGPQARGFAERAVGLERGLPVARLSLGLAQAAAGDVAGAMRTLQSALDVAPKLLSAQTKLAELLVASKPKEARAVLEKVVGLDPSYFPAKKLLFKLDERG is encoded by the coding sequence ATGCGCATCGTCTGCCAGAAATGCGCGGCGGCCTACGCGATCGACGACCGGTTGATCACGACCAAGGGCGTCCGCGCGCAGTGTCCCCGCTGCCGTCACCTCCAACTCGTGAAGCGGGACGCCTCGGCTGCGTCCGTGACGGCCCCCGCTGAAGGGGCCGCGCCTCCCGCCGCCGCCCCCGCGCCGCCCGTCGCGCGTGAGCCCCGGAGCAACCCGGCCGCCGCTCCAGCGCAGGCGGCGCCCCGGAACGTGCCCGCCGCGGCGAAGCCTCCGGAGGCGCAGGCCGCGCCGAAGGCGGCTCCGGCGTCGGACCTCTTCGGGGACTTCGGCGAGCTGCCGGAGCTGGGGCCACCGGGGAGCGTGGACCCGTTCGCGAACCTGGGCCCGCCCGCGTCGCGCGCCCCCGCGAGCCTGCCCGCGGATCCGTTCGCCAACCTGGGCCCGTCCTCGCCCAGGGCGAGCCCGGCCGCGAAGCCCGGTCCGCCGGTGCCCGACGCGCCCGGCGTCGCCGCTCCGTCCGCTCCGAAGATTCCGGACGACCCGCTGCTCGACTTCCTCGGGCCGGCGCCCGGGGGGCTGGAGCCGGAAGGGGCCGCGCCGCCGCCCGCCCGGGCCTCCTCCGCGCCCGCCGCCGGGGCCGTGTCGCTGGGCCGCATGTCCGCCCGCGCTCCGGCGCAGGCCGCCGCGCCCGCCGCGAAGTCGGAGACGAGCACGAACTGCCGCTCGTGCGGCAAGGCCCTGACGGATGCCTTCGACCAGGCCCTGGGCATCTGCGACGATTGCAAGCAGCGCGAGCCCGCGGCCGCCCGCGAGTCCTCCGTGGTGGTGGCGCCCGAGGTCGCGGCGCCTCCGCCTGCGAGCGGGGACCTGGAGCTGCCGATGATGAGCAGCCTGGACCCCGCAGCGGCCTCGTCCGGGGACGACCTGTCCGGGGGCGAGCTCCGGTCCGCGGGGGCCACGGCGCTGTCGCCGGACTCGCGCGTGAGCTCGGTGAAGCCCGCGCGCACCTCGCACATCACGGCCGCTCCGGTCCGCAGCGCCCAGCGCGGCGGCAGCGAAGGTGGCGGCCGCTCCGTCGTCGTCGGCCTGCTGGCGCTGGTGCTCCTCGGGGGCGGTGGCGCGGCGGGCTACTTCCTCGTGTACAAGCCCCAGCAGGAGAAGGCGGCCCGGGACGCGAAGCCCCCCGCTCCGGCCGCGGTGCCTCCGGAGGTGCTGGCCGCGGTGGGCCGGTGGAAGCTCCAGTTCCTGGAGCTGGAGGGCACCAGCGCGGAGCACCTGGCCGCGGGCCAGAAGCAGCTCGAGCTGGACCAGCGCGTCGCGTACACGGAAGCCGAGGAGTCCTTCCAGCAGGCGCTGCTGCTCAACCCCCGCAGCACGGATGCCATCGCCGGGTACGTGCAGGCGCTGGCGCTCGGACGCGGTCCGGGCATGGACGACAACTCCTTCCAGGAGGCGCGCGAGCTCATCCTGGCCGCGCAGGGCACGGCCGGGAAGACGCCCGCGCTGCTCGTCGCGCACGCGAACCTGCTGCTGGCGCGCTCGCGTCAGCCGGGCAACCTGGAGCAGGCGGCGCAGCTCGCCACTTCGGTGCTGGCGCAGCCGGAGGCCAGTGACGCCCACAAGGCGGAGGCGCACCTGGTGCTGGGGCGCTCGCAGGTGGCCACGTCGCGCGAGCTGGCGAACCAGGAGTTCGACGCCGCGCGGAAGCTGGCGCCGAACCTCAAGCGCGTGGACTACTACAGCGCGCTCGCCCACGAGCAGGCCGGTCAGTACGGGCTGGCGCTCAAGCAGCTCTCCCGCCGGATGGAGCTGGATCCGCAGGACTGGAACAGCCTGGAGGCCGCCGCCCGCATCTACGTGGAGGTCGGCGAGACGGGCCGCGCGCGCAAGCTGTACGAGGACCGGCTGAAGGCGAAGGCGGGCGACGTGCGCGCCTCCCTGGCGCTGGCGGTGCTGCGCTACCAGGCGGAGGGCAACGCGCGCGACGCGGTGCGCGCACTGAAGGACCTGACGAAGAGCGCGTCCCGCTACGGCCCGCGCGACGCCTCTGAAATCTGGAGCCACCTGGCCGCGGCGCAGCGCACGGCGGGCAACAACGCCGGCGCGTTGGACGCGGCGGCGGAGGCCCTGAAGGTGGTGCCGACGATGCCGGAGGCCCACCTGCAGGGGTTCCTGGTGGCGCTGGCGCAGAAGGACGTGGCCGCGGCCCGCGAGCACCTGAAGGGCTTCCAGGGCCGGCTGGAGGACGCCGCGCTGGAGAAGGTGCTGGAAGGGCGGATGCACCTGCTGGAGGGCGACGCGGCCGGAGCCCAGGAGCGCTTCCAGCAGGCGGTGCGGCTGGACGACCGCCGCATGGACGCGAAGCTGTTGGAGGGCGTGGCGGCGGCGAGCGCGAAGAAGCGCGACGAGGCCTTCCGCCTGTTCTACCCGGTGCTGGAGGCGCGCGACTGGGATCCGCTGCGGCTGGAGCCCCGGCCCGCGCTGTCGCGCTTCTGGCTGCGGCCGGGCGAAACGCTGGTGGGCGTGGAGAACGTGGTGAAGGCGCTGGGCGACCGCCCGGAGGACGTGCAGCCCCTGCTGTACGAGGCCCTGGTGCGCTTCCACCAGGGGGACCGGCAGACCGCGGAGCGGCTGCTGCACTCCGTGGTGGACGTGAACTCGAACAGCGGCAGTGCCCAGGCGTACCGGGCGCTCATCGCGCTGGACGCGAAGGGGCCGCAGGCGCGCGGGTTCGCCGAGCGCGCGGTGGGCCTCGAGCGGGGCCTGCCGGTGGCGCGCCTGTCGCTGGGGCTCGCGCAGGCGGCGGCCGGGGACGTGGCGGGGGCCATGCGCACGCTCCAGTCCGCGTTGGACGTGGCGCCGAAGCTGCTGTCCGCGCAGACGAAGCTGGCGGAGCTGCTGGTGGCGTCGAAGCCGAAGGAAGCGCGCGCGGTGCTGGAGAAGGTGGTGGGGCTGGACCCGTCCTACTTCCCGGCGAAGAAGCTGCTCTTCAAACTCGACGAGCGAGGTTGA